The genomic region GGCCGCCGACAGCCGGATCGCCCAAGGGTTGGAAGACACGATGAAGTTGTGGCGTAAGAATGCCGAATTGCAAGACAGCGCCTTGTTGTTCGTCACCGACGGACACGAAGCGCCGCCGATCAATTCGCGTTATAAGCCGGATTTCAGTCGATTGCGGGGCGAGGTTGGCGGAATGATTGTGGGCGCGGGCGGAAGCCGGCTCACTCCCATTCCCAAATTCGACGAAACCGGCAAGCAAATCGGTTTCTATCAACCCGAAGACGTCCCGCACCGTTCCACCTTCGGGATACCCAGCCGGGATTATAGCGATCTTCCCGGCTACCACCCCCGCAACGCCCCGTTCGGAGGAGAGCGAATAGAGGGCAGCGAACATCTGTCCTCGCGCAAGGACGCTTATTTGCGCGAATTGGCCGGGCAAGCCGGTCTGACCTATCGACCCTTGAGCGAGATCGAAAATCCACTGGCAGTCTTCGATCGGGCCGGTTTCGCCTTGCGTACGCCAGGGAAGGTGGATCTCGGGCCGGCGTTGATCTTGCTCGCGCTGTTTTTCCTGCTGTCTCTGTATGCCTTGACGGGATGGCTCGATCGCTTTAATCGCAAACCTTAAAACAAGGAGAACCCGAAAATGCAAAAATCGACAACCTTACCCCTGACGCTGATTTTCCTGGGTGCCCTGCAAGCCCTGTTTTTGTCCAGCGCGTGGGCGCACGGTCCCACGCCCCAGAAATCCGATCACGAAGTGGTGATCAAGGCGTCATTCGACGAGGTTTGGGAAAAGGTCAAGGCGCCGGCCGCTCTGTGCGATTGGCACCCCTTGGCGAAACGTTGTGAAGTGAACGACGCGGGGGATGAGCGGGTGATCGAGCTGGAAAACGGGGAGCGGTTCAGCGAGGCGATTCTGGAGGTCAACGAGCAGAATCACATCGTCTATCTGCGCCAGGGAGACCCCAACGTCAAGGCGCTGCCGGTCAGTTCCTACTCCACCCGCATGGAGACCGAGGACAACGGCGACGGCACCGTGACGGTGCGTTGGAAGGCGCGCTACTACCGCGGCGACACCGGCAATTTCCCGCCCGAGCATCTCAGCGACGAAGCGGCGGTCGAGGCCATGAACCGCTGGATGAAAACGGGGTTGGAAGGGCTTCAAGAAGCATTCGCCCATTGAGGGTTTCTCCCCAGATTCGGTACGGATGATAAGTGCTTATCAGAAAGTCAGCATGTATTCCGAGCCAAAACCGGCCCCGATTTCACCGATTGCCTGTTCGAGTTCTTCCGGCGTGAACGTCTTGAACGGGAGCCATTCGTATTTCATCTTACGCCATAACATTTCGATGCGGTTCAACTCCGGGCTATAAGGGGGCAGGAAGTAGAAACGCAACCCTTTTTCTTCCAGCAGTTCCCAATATGGCTGCAAGGACTTGGCGGTATGGATCGAGGCGTTATCCAAAATCACCACCAACGGCTTCTTGACACGCTCCACGAGCGCCATCAGGAAGGCAAAAAAGTACAGTCCGCTGACGTTCCACCACAGTTTGGTCATAAACAGTCTGCCCGACGACAGTAACGCGCCGATCACGTTCAGACGCTTTGCCCGCTTGGGTGCAACGGCGTGCGTCTCGCCTTTCGCCGTCCACGCCGAGCGGTTCGGCGGTTGCGGCGCAAAACCCGCCTCGTCCACGTAAGCCAGTTCGATTGCACCCGCCTGGGCCTGGGTCATCAGTTCGGCGATATCCCGCTGGGCTTGCTCAAAACGTCCTTCATCACGCTTTTTTTTAAACAGTAGCGCGTGCGCTTCCAGACATAGCCCAGGCGCTTCAATTCGTTGCGCAGCGTCGTCGCGCCGATCTTCACGCCAAATTCCCGCTCCAGCCGCGTCAGTAGGACGCGCGCCGTCAACGGCTCCGCCTCGACCCAGCACCTCAACTGCACGCGGTGTTCGTCCGTCAGTTTGCTGGGCGCCCCGCTGCGTTGCCGGTCCGGCAAGCTCGCAAAACCTCTTTTCAGCCATTTCCGCCGCCGCACCCGCACCGTTTCCGGCTTCACCCCTTGCGTTTCCGCAACCTCCGCCACCGTCCGCCCCTCCGACAAGGCCAAGATCGTTTCCGCTCGGTCACGCTCCCGCCAATCCACGCCTTTTTTGATAATCGCCCGCAGCGTTTCCCGCTCGCCTTCGCTCAATTCTATCGCTTTCACGCCCATTGTCCGCTTGTCCCTCAGTTCAAAAAAACGTCATTTTAATGCATGTCAATTTGTTGCGAAGGACTTATACTTCAGTCATGACCGTGCTGCTCGACACTCACGCTCTCGTCAAAAAACTCAAGGCTTCCGGGATACCGGAAGCCCAGGCCGAGGCCATTACCGAAGGTTTGTCCGAAGCCCTGGACACGCGTGATCTGGTCACCAAGCAGGACCTGCGGGACGCGGTCCAGGGATTGAATACGAAAATCGACACCCCTCGGCGCGATTTGGAAACGACGGAAACCAATTTATGCAAAGACCTGGAATCCGTAGCGACCAATCTGCAAACCGTTGAGAGCAGTCTGCGCAAAGGCTTGCAAGCAGTTGAGGCCAATCTGCGCAAAGATATCGCAACCGTTGAGAGTCACCTGCGAACGGTTGAGACCAATCTATGCCAGGAAATTGCAACGGTTGAAGTCAATCTGAGGAAGGGTCTGGAAACCTTGGAGACCACTCTGAGGCAAGAGCAGCAAACCATCAAGGCCGAATTGCGTCAGGAACTCGCCGAAACCAAATCGGAACTGATCAAATGGATGGTGGGGCTGGCCATCGCGCAACTGGCCATGCTGACCGGCATCCTCTTCAAGCTTGTTTAAGCTTTTCCCGACAATGGTTAGCGTCGATTAACTCGACCGGCCCCAGCGTTCCTTGTGGGCGCGCAGGACCTCAAGGAATATCCGTCCGTACGCTTCCAGCTTGCGCTCGCCGATGCCGGGCAAACAGCCCAATTCTGCCAGACTCCGGGGGCGGTTGACGACTAACTCCCGGAGCGTCGCATCGTGAAAGATGACGTAGGGCGGAACGCCTTGCTCCCGGGCCAATTTCAACCGCTGCGCGCGCAAGCTTTCCCACAATGTCTGGGTGTCCGGATCCTCGAATCCCGATGGAAGGCTTGACGGCTGTGCCCGCGTTTTTTTCGGAGCCGAGTCCCGGCGAAAATGAATGGTGGTTTCGCCGCGCAGCAAAGGGCGGCATTCCGAAGTGAGGCGCAATCCGCCCCGGCGCTCCAGGTCCACCGTGAGCAGACCGGCGGCAACCAATTGGCGAAACGCGGAGCGCCATTGACCCTCGTCGAGCTCGGTGCCGATCCCGAAGGTGCTCAGCTTGTGGTGACCGAAGCTTTGAATCCGGTCGGTCATCCGCCCCAAGAGGACATCCGTCAGGTGTTGGACGCCGAAACGCTGGCCGGTGCGGTAGACGCAGGAAAGCGCCTTGCGAGCCGCCTCGGTACCGTCCCAAGTGGGCATGGGCTCCAGGCAGACATCGCAGTTGCCGCATGGCTGCGGGAGACGTTCGCCGAAATACCCCAGCAGCACTTGGCGGCGGCAGCTTGTGGACTCGCAATAGCCCAGCATGGCCTCGAGCTTGATCCGCTCGACGTGCCGGTGCCGTTCTTCGGCCTGGGATGCCGCGAGCAGCTGGCGCAATGTGATCACATCCGCCAAGCCATAGGTCATCCAGGCATCGGCGGGAAGCCCGTCGCGCCCGGCCCGGCCGGTCTCCTGGTAATATCCCTCCAGGCTTTTGGGAAGTTCCAGGTGCGCGACGAAGCGCACGTCGGGTTTGTCGATTCCCATGCCGAAGGCGACGGTGGCCACCATGATCACGCCGTCCTCCTGCAGGAAGCGAGCCTGGTGTTCCTGGCGCCGGTCGGCGGGCAGGCCCGCGTGGTAGGGCAGGGCGGTGAAGCCCTGCTCGGAAAGAAAACGCGCGATCTCCTCGACGCGCTTGCGGGACAGGCAGTAGACAATGCCCGCGTCGGTGGGATGCTCTCTTTTCAAAAAACCCAGCAGTTGGCGTCGGCCGTTCTGTTTGGGCACCACTTGGTAACGGATATTGGGCCGGTCGAAGCTGGAGGTGAACGCCTTGGCCTGTTCGAGTCCCAGGCGCTCGACGATTTCTCGTCGGGTCGGTTCGTCGGCGGTGGCGGTCAGGGCGCACCGGGGCACCTCGGGGAAACGCTCGTGCAATACGGTGAGCTGACGGTATTCCGGGCGGAAGTCGTGGCCCCATTGGGAGACGCAATGGGCCTCGTCGATGGCGAACAGCGCCAGCCGGGTGCGCGCGAGCAGAGACAGGAAGCCTTCGGTCAGCAGGCGTTCCGGGGCCACATAGATCAGATCCAGCTCTTCTCGCAGCAGCTGATTTTCGATCCGGCGCGCGGCCTCCCACTCCAGGGTGGAGTTGAGATAGGCGGCGCGCACCCCGAGCTGGCGCAGCGCCTCCACCTGATCGCGCATGAGGGCGATGAGCGGCGAGACTACCACTGCGACGCCGGGGCGGATGAGCGCGGGAATCTGATAGCAAAGCGACTTGCCGCCTCCGGTGGGCATCAGCACCAGGGCGTCTCCGCCGTTTAGGAGGTGCTGGATGATCGCTTCCTGGTGACCGCGGAAGCTGTCGTAACCGAAGACCGAGCTTAGGATTTGATCAGGGGAGGGAGGCATGAACGAAGACGCGCATTTTTCTTGTGATAATTATAGCAAACGCAGTGTTTTCCCAGTCGTATAGGGTGAGCGGGCGAGTTCACCTTGTTCGGTTTCTATAGGCGTTGGCTTTAAGCCGGCCATGCCCAGAAAACAGGGACAGAAAAAATGGGTCAGGTCTCACATTCCAATATTAAAATGCGAGACTAGCTCCCTGTGAACACTTGGGCCCACGTAGGGTACTTGTAAATTCCAATCTTAAAGGTCTAGCCATTGTATAGCGCAGAATATTGGGTTGTGAGAACTGACCCTATTTGACTTCTTTACCGGCACCGAAGCGTGTATTGGTTGTGGTCCTTATCGACCGATCAGGCGGCCTACTTCCTGACTCATTATTCCCGAGGCAAGGGCGCCGCCAATGTGCTGCTGGGGGATATCAACGGGATTCTCGTCACCGACCGGCATGGCGGCTACAACGACTACGATCTGGCCAACAAACGCTTAGGCGTCAGTGTCTATCAAGCGCTGCGGACCATCTGTACCCAGGGCATGACCGAAGGAAAGGTCACCTTCCGGTTACCTATCCCCAAACCACAACCGTTGCCTTTGCCCCCTCGTGAACGCTTACCGGGGAAGGTCTGGTTGAAGCCCAAGGGTCGTATTCGGGCGCTACAGGCCGATCAAGACGCGGCGTTGCAGCAACGGATCTGCGATGCGATCGACACCGCGACCGCCAATGGCGAAAGCGACGGGGGGCAAGTGCCACTGGGAGATCTTGAAACACAGTTGCTGGCCGAGGTGATCCCCCTGCGCGACGACGGTCTTCCGGACCGCGACGATCTGCAGGGTGTGGCTGTGTTTCTGATGGAACTCGGCTTGTCGCAGGTCGTGAACCTCGAAGGGATCGCCAAGATTTTCGAACTGACCCCCTCGGAATCCGCCGAAGACCGGCGCCGGCTCCCGGATTCAATTGCTCCGTTTGGCCATAAAGGCCTCACCGCCGATCGGGGGGAAACCAACGTGACCGTCGCGGAGGGAAGGGGGGTGGGAGAGTTCAGTCATGGCGGACGGTTCCTCATAATATTTTCCATACCAAGCCGCCATAGACCGCCGTACCGCTACGGTCGTAATTGTAAAGATCGGGCGTTCTATCGTCGTTGACGTTCTCTCCGCGCACATAAAGGTTAAATTTTTCGGATAACCGGTAGTCGGCGTGAAGGTTGAGCCGGAAAGCGTCCTCCTCGTCGAGCGTATTGTCCAGGTCGCTATAGATGAGACTCCGGTACACGCCTTCGGCCCATAAAGTCAACGGGATGCCGGGGACCCGCCATTCGCCCCACATTCGGACCCTGCTTTTCGCCTGGAGCGGCAACCGGCGGTGATTGTCGAGATTGCGGCCGTCGGTATACGTGTAGGAGACGCCGCCGCGCCATTGATCGTCGAAGGCGATTTCGCCGCCGGCTTCCAGGCCGGCAATGGTGGCGTTGGCGACATTGGAGATGCATTCGCCGGCACAGGGAATCGCGGCGCTGGGCTGCGGCACCCAGCTGACGACGATCAAGTCGTCGTAACGGCCGTAGAAGCCGGTAAGACTTAGTTCGAGCATCGACGATGCCTGCCATTTCAAGCCGAGGTCGCCGCCCGCGCCGCGTTCCGGTTTAAGCGCAAGATTGCCTAGCAGCGGATACAGCCTTTCCGCATAGCTGGGAATGCGGAAGCCGTTGCCCCCGTTGGCGCGCAACTTCAGCGTGTCCGAAATTTGCCAAGCCGCGCCGGCGTGGAACAACACTTGCGCGTCGAAGCGGCTGTAGCTTTCGTAGCGAACGCCAACATCACCGTTGAAATCGCCGTAGGCAAAACGGGTTTCCAGAAAACCGGCTTGCTGGTTGCGGTTTTCGTCGAACGGCGCACCCGGTTCAAAGTCGGGCGGCGGACCGAAAGTCGGCGCCTCCGCCCACTCGTAGCGCCCTTCCGCGCCCCAGACCAAATGGACGGCATCCTCGTTTTGCCCCCGCCAGACGCGTTGTTCGTTAAGCCAGCGGGCCAAATAAAGTTCGGTGGTATAGCCCACATTCAACCCGGAGATCCGGCCATGGTTGTCGGAACGCGTATAAGCCAGTTGCAGGCTGCTATGCCAATCGTCGCTCAATTGTGCCCGGAGACGGTTTTGCGCCATCCAGTTTTGCTCGTCGAGAAACGAGTCATCTTGATCGACTATGGCCAGCCTCCCGTCGCGGATGCCGTAGCCGTCCAATGCAGTCCACGAATTGCGGTACAGCAACGACCCTTCCCAAGTAACGCTGTCGCTGAGATCCACGCCGGTTTTCATCAACGCCTGGGTGGAGTGGAACGGATCGCGTTCCGGGTTGCCGTTGGACTGTTGGGCGAGATAAGCGCCGTCGAACGCATCCGAGCGGTTTGCGGACACCGCAAGGCGCGCGCTTTCCGTTGCCAGGTTGGCGCGCAGCGTTTCGCCAAGAAAGCCGAAGCTACCGCCTTCCACGCGCAGATCGAGGCTATTGTCGCGGGCGGTGCGCGAAGTTAAATCGATTGCGCCGCCCAAGGCGGAAAACGGCCGCGAGGCCGGAGCGAAACCGCGCCGGATGTCCACGCGTTCCATGCCGTCCGGCAGAACGGCGTTGATATTGACCACGCCGGGTAGCGAATCTGGCACCGGCACGCCGTCCAGGGTCAGCATGCCTTGCCCGCTAACCCCCCGGGCTTGGATTAATCCGAAGCCGAAGCTGCCGCCCTGGGTGATCCCGATACCCGCTTGTCCGCGCAGTACCTCGTCGATACTGCGTTCATGGGCAATCTGTATATCTTTTTGCGTCAAGCGTGTGGTGGCGCGTGTTTCGTCCAGGATAGGGGGTTCGGCACCATTTGTTTCGGAATCAGACGGGGTAACGATCATGGGAGGTAAGGTGTGTTCCGGCGAAGGATCGGCTAGCGCGATCGTGGGATTTGCTATCAACAGATACGTCAAGTATTGCAGATGCAATTTTTCAATCGCCATTTCAAAATGGAGGCCGTTGATTTGTCTAAAGTTTAGTTTTTTTATTAAGCACGGCGGCATCGTTTGTTATCTGGCTTTTTCTTTTCGCAACCGAGCCGGATGCCAGCCCCTTGAGGTTCCGATCCCACAAAGTCGAGGCCATGGACCGATGGATGAAAGCGGGGTTGGAAGGACTCCAATCCGTTTGGGCGGAGAAGTTAAGATTTTTTTCTGATTCATTCCACCCTCACCCAACCCTCTCCCGCCAGCGGGAGAGGGGGCGGTTAGTTCGGAGTATATCGCGAGAGTTTTAGTCCCTTCTCCCGCTGGCGGGAAAAGGCAAGGATGAGGGGGGATCAAAAAGCTGTCCCCCGGCAGCGGGACAGCTTGTTCATAGCGATTACTGGGGGGATCGGTCAGGGTTCAATATGCAGCAAAGCTTCCTTCGGTGTCGCCGAATCCCCTTTGACCACATAAATTTCCGTCACCTTGCCGGAAATCGGCGCCTGGACCTCGGTTTCCATCTTCATGGTTTCGACGATCAAAACCGGATCGCCGGCTTTGACCGTATCCTCTTCCTTGACCAGGACTTCGACGATATTGCCCGGCATGGACAGGGTCACGTCCCCTTCGCTTTCCGCTTTGGGGCGCTTGCTGCTGAGGCGGCGCGGGACGGCCCCTTCGGTGCCGCCGCTGAGGACCACTTCATCCAGCGTCTCGATGACGGCCTCTTCCGGCACGCCGTCCACCACCATGTAGAAGTGTCTTTCCGGCTGCTGTTTGGGACCGGCGCCGGTGACCCGGACGTGATAGGTTTCCCCGTGGAGATGGATGTTGAATTCGGTGGGGGCCGCCTGGGTGGCGGCGGCTTCGGTGACCGGTTCGATGGGTTCCGGCTGCAGGGTGCCGGCGGCACGCTGTTCCAGGAAGTGGCGACCCACGTCCGGAAAGAGGGCGTAAGTGAGGACGTCTTCTTCGGATTGGGCCAATTCCCCGATCTGTTCGCGGAGGGTTTCCATTTCCGGCTTCAGCAGATCGGCAGGGCGACATTCGATGATCTCTTCCTTGCCCACCGCTTTTTGCCGGAGCGCTTCGTTGACCGGCGCGGGCGGCTTGCCGTAGCCGCCCTGCAGGTAACGTTTCACCTCGTTGGTGATGGTTTGATAGCGGCCTCCGCTCAATATGTTGATGACCGCCTGGGTGCCCACGATCTGGGAGGTGGGGGTCACCAAAGGCGGATAGCCCAAGTCCTCGCGCACCTTGGGAATTTCCGCCAAGACTTCGTCCAAGCGGTCCAGGGCGCCCTGTTCCCGCAGTTGATTGTGAAGGTTGGAAATCATGCCGCCGGGGACCTGGTGAATATGGACCCGGGGATCGGGACCGATGTATTCCGGCTGGAAGCGTTGGTATTTGCAGCGGATTTCCCAGAAATAGGCGGCGATTTCCTCCAAGGCGGGCAAATCCAGGCCGGGATCAAAGCCCAAATCGTCCAAGGCGACCACCAAGCTCTCGGTGGGCGGATGGCTGGGGCCGCCGGCGAAGGAGGAGAGGGCGGTATCGATATGATCGCAGCCGTTTTCCACCGCTTTGATGTGACAGATTTCCGCCAGACCCGAGGTGGCGTGGCAGTGGAGATGGAGGGGAAGGCTCACCGCTTGTTTGATCGACCGCACCAGGTCGGCGGTTACCTTGGGAGTGAGCAGGCCGGCCATGTCCTTGATCGCGATGCTGTCGCAATCCATTTTGGCCAGTTCCTTGGCTTGCTCCACGAATCCTTCGACGCTGTGGACCGGGCTGACGGTGTAGGAAAGGGTTCCCTGGGCGTGTTTGCCGGCGCGCTTGACCGCGGCGATGGCGGTTTCCAGATTTCTCAGGTCGTTGAGGGCGTCAAAGATGCGGAACACGTCCATGCCGCCTGCCGCCGCCTGGGCCACGAACGCTTCCACCACGTCGTCGGCGTAATGGCGATAGCCGAGCAGATTTTGCCCGCGCAGCAGCATCTGCAGGCGGGTGTTGGGGAGCGCCTGGCGCAATTGCCTGAGACGTTCCCAGGGGTCTTCCTTGAGGAACCGGATGCAGGCGTCGTAGGTGGCTCCTCCCCAGCATTCCAGGGACCAGTAGCCGATTTGGTCCAATTGGGGGCAAATCGGCAGCATGTCTTCGGTGCGCATGCGGGTGGCGATTAGGCACTGATGGGCATCGCGCAAGATCAGGTCGGTGATGTGTACTTTGCTCATGGCTGCTCCTTACAGTCCGGCGTGGGCGGCGATGGCGGCCGCCAAGGCGGTAGCGATGTGGCTTTTGCTACGTTTCTCCGAGTAGCGGCTCAGTTCCGGGTGGGCCTCGACGAAGCTGGTGTCGAAGCGGGCCGCGTGGAAATCCGGATGGTTGAGGATTTGCCGGTAATAGGGACGGGTGGTTTTGATGCCGCTGATGTC from Methylohalobius crimeensis 10Ki harbors:
- a CDS encoding vWA domain-containing protein; protein product: MRRFGDWRLLMLVSAVLVLGVALSRPHWPTERSVYDLVAIVDITRSMNTRDRQIGNTTVSRLDYVRHGLGEWLRRLPCGSRLGIGVFTERRSTLLMMPVEVCRYYHELHEVIAHLDWRMAWAADSRIAQGLEDTMKLWRKNAELQDSALLFVTDGHEAPPINSRYKPDFSRLRGEVGGMIVGAGGSRLTPIPKFDETGKQIGFYQPEDVPHRSTFGIPSRDYSDLPGYHPRNAPFGGERIEGSEHLSSRKDAYLRELAGQAGLTYRPLSEIENPLAVFDRAGFALRTPGKVDLGPALILLALFFLLSLYALTGWLDRFNRKP
- a CDS encoding SRPBCC family protein codes for the protein MQKSTTLPLTLIFLGALQALFLSSAWAHGPTPQKSDHEVVIKASFDEVWEKVKAPAALCDWHPLAKRCEVNDAGDERVIELENGERFSEAILEVNEQNHIVYLRQGDPNVKALPVSSYSTRMETEDNGDGTVTVRWKARYYRGDTGNFPPEHLSDEAAVEAMNRWMKTGLEGLQEAFAH
- a CDS encoding IS630 family transposase; amino-acid sequence: MTQAQAGAIELAYVDEAGFAPQPPNRSAWTAKGETHAVAPKRAKRLNVIGALLSSGRLFMTKLWWNVSGLYFFAFLMALVERVKKPLVVILDNASIHTAKSLQPYWELLEEKGLRFYFLPPYSPELNRIEMLWRKMKYEWLPFKTFTPEELEQAIGEIGAGFGSEYMLTF
- a CDS encoding helix-turn-helix domain-containing protein; translation: MGVKAIELSEGERETLRAIIKKGVDWRERDRAETILALSEGRTVAEVAETQGVKPETVRVRRRKWLKRGFASLPDRQRSGAPSKLTDEHRVQLRCWVEAEPLTARVLLTRLEREFGVKIGATTLRNELKRLGYVWKRTRYCLKKSVMKDVLSKPSGISPN
- a CDS encoding coiled-coil domain-containing protein, with the translated sequence MTVLLDTHALVKKLKASGIPEAQAEAITEGLSEALDTRDLVTKQDLRDAVQGLNTKIDTPRRDLETTETNLCKDLESVATNLQTVESSLRKGLQAVEANLRKDIATVESHLRTVETNLCQEIATVEVNLRKGLETLETTLRQEQQTIKAELRQELAETKSELIKWMVGLAIAQLAMLTGILFKLV
- the recQ gene encoding DNA helicase RecQ, which produces MPPSPDQILSSVFGYDSFRGHQEAIIQHLLNGGDALVLMPTGGGKSLCYQIPALIRPGVAVVVSPLIALMRDQVEALRQLGVRAAYLNSTLEWEAARRIENQLLREELDLIYVAPERLLTEGFLSLLARTRLALFAIDEAHCVSQWGHDFRPEYRQLTVLHERFPEVPRCALTATADEPTRREIVERLGLEQAKAFTSSFDRPNIRYQVVPKQNGRRQLLGFLKREHPTDAGIVYCLSRKRVEEIARFLSEQGFTALPYHAGLPADRRQEHQARFLQEDGVIMVATVAFGMGIDKPDVRFVAHLELPKSLEGYYQETGRAGRDGLPADAWMTYGLADVITLRQLLAASQAEERHRHVERIKLEAMLGYCESTSCRRQVLLGYFGERLPQPCGNCDVCLEPMPTWDGTEAARKALSCVYRTGQRFGVQHLTDVLLGRMTDRIQSFGHHKLSTFGIGTELDEGQWRSAFRQLVAAGLLTVDLERRGGLRLTSECRPLLRGETTIHFRRDSAPKKTRAQPSSLPSGFEDPDTQTLWESLRAQRLKLAREQGVPPYVIFHDATLRELVVNRPRSLAELGCLPGIGERKLEAYGRIFLEVLRAHKERWGRSS
- a CDS encoding IS66 family transposase, producing the protein MWSLSTDQAAYFLTHYSRGKGAANVLLGDINGILVTDRHGGYNDYDLANKRLGVSVYQALRTICTQGMTEGKVTFRLPIPKPQPLPLPPRERLPGKVWLKPKGRIRALQADQDAALQQRICDAIDTATANGESDGGQVPLGDLETQLLAEVIPLRDDGLPDRDDLQGVAVFLMELGLSQVVNLEGIAKIFELTPSESAEDRRRLPDSIAPFGHKGLTADRGETNVTVAEGRGVGEFSHGGRFLIIFSIPSRHRPPYRYGRNCKDRAFYRR
- a CDS encoding TonB-dependent receptor plug domain-containing protein encodes the protein MAIEKLHLQYLTYLLIANPTIALADPSPEHTLPPMIVTPSDSETNGAEPPILDETRATTRLTQKDIQIAHERSIDEVLRGQAGIGITQGGSFGFGLIQARGVSGQGMLTLDGVPVPDSLPGVVNINAVLPDGMERVDIRRGFAPASRPFSALGGAIDLTSRTARDNSLDLRVEGGSFGFLGETLRANLATESARLAVSANRSDAFDGAYLAQQSNGNPERDPFHSTQALMKTGVDLSDSVTWEGSLLYRNSWTALDGYGIRDGRLAIVDQDDSFLDEQNWMAQNRLRAQLSDDWHSSLQLAYTRSDNHGRISGLNVGYTTELYLARWLNEQRVWRGQNEDAVHLVWGAEGRYEWAEAPTFGPPPDFEPGAPFDENRNQQAGFLETRFAYGDFNGDVGVRYESYSRFDAQVLFHAGAAWQISDTLKLRANGGNGFRIPSYAERLYPLLGNLALKPERGAGGDLGLKWQASSMLELSLTGFYGRYDDLIVVSWVPQPSAAIPCAGECISNVANATIAGLEAGGEIAFDDQWRGGVSYTYTDGRNLDNHRRLPLQAKSRVRMWGEWRVPGIPLTLWAEGVYRSLIYSDLDNTLDEEDAFRLNLHADYRLSEKFNLYVRGENVNDDRTPDLYNYDRSGTAVYGGLVWKIL
- the oadA gene encoding sodium-extruding oxaloacetate decarboxylase subunit alpha encodes the protein MSKVHITDLILRDAHQCLIATRMRTEDMLPICPQLDQIGYWSLECWGGATYDACIRFLKEDPWERLRQLRQALPNTRLQMLLRGQNLLGYRHYADDVVEAFVAQAAAGGMDVFRIFDALNDLRNLETAIAAVKRAGKHAQGTLSYTVSPVHSVEGFVEQAKELAKMDCDSIAIKDMAGLLTPKVTADLVRSIKQAVSLPLHLHCHATSGLAEICHIKAVENGCDHIDTALSSFAGGPSHPPTESLVVALDDLGFDPGLDLPALEEIAAYFWEIRCKYQRFQPEYIGPDPRVHIHQVPGGMISNLHNQLREQGALDRLDEVLAEIPKVREDLGYPPLVTPTSQIVGTQAVINILSGGRYQTITNEVKRYLQGGYGKPPAPVNEALRQKAVGKEEIIECRPADLLKPEMETLREQIGELAQSEEDVLTYALFPDVGRHFLEQRAAGTLQPEPIEPVTEAAATQAAPTEFNIHLHGETYHVRVTGAGPKQQPERHFYMVVDGVPEEAVIETLDEVVLSGGTEGAVPRRLSSKRPKAESEGDVTLSMPGNIVEVLVKEEDTVKAGDPVLIVETMKMETEVQAPISGKVTEIYVVKGDSATPKEALLHIEP